A window of the bacterium genome harbors these coding sequences:
- a CDS encoding tetratricopeptide repeat protein, producing MKKYLGILLIGLIVLIAAGCSGSDVTKTNSSSNQEIADPQIRKQKALEHVVNGSIAESKGDYSLAINEFNKALDYDTSAGICYSLAKNYYAVNKLGSALKFSKLSVKLDTTNTDYKLLLADVFIEARENDSAAVVLEKILALDSTDVGTYYKLARIYENTRPLEAIKIYNRLTNIIGPDWNVLLRVAELYEKLGYKEQAAESVEGLLEIDPSNVALQKLAIDFYVRNGYNEKALSMADDIIEAMPDDIEAREKRAQIFIIQNDWEKASKEFKYIIEKPDVSLEAKISIGATYFAKSFTDSTALPVAKEFFESIDKDTSYWQVKLYLGAIALNEGNDSLAIENFKYVTENASWHVESWVRLGGLYFDNRRYEDAETIMREAIDLFPNEFAVNLILGLSLAQQNKTLESKDFLKKAVELNPSDINSLSAYGFTLSQLNETDEAIEYLNRALRIDPNNVNVIGQLGLLYNNLEMMAESDSLYEFALQIDPQNALINNNYAYSLSERDLQLDRALQMIEIAMAADSSNSSYLDTYGWIWFKLGDYNKAYYYIQKAISIDGEGNAELLEHLGDVLFMLGKKEDALVYWKKALELDSSNESLKNKVSTGAI from the coding sequence ATGAAAAAATATCTTGGAATCTTATTAATTGGTCTGATTGTACTGATTGCAGCGGGATGCTCAGGTTCAGATGTCACAAAAACTAATTCGTCTTCAAATCAAGAAATTGCTGATCCTCAGATTCGAAAGCAAAAAGCTCTTGAACATGTTGTAAACGGATCAATTGCTGAATCAAAAGGGGATTATTCACTTGCTATTAATGAGTTTAATAAAGCGCTGGACTACGATACCAGCGCAGGAATTTGCTATTCTCTAGCAAAAAATTATTATGCTGTAAACAAACTCGGTAGTGCTTTAAAATTTTCAAAACTTTCCGTAAAACTTGATACAACAAACACAGACTATAAATTACTACTTGCTGATGTATTTATCGAAGCCAGGGAAAACGATTCCGCCGCAGTTGTTTTAGAAAAAATCTTGGCTCTAGATTCAACAGATGTTGGTACATATTATAAGCTTGCCAGAATTTATGAAAATACCAGACCTTTGGAGGCAATAAAAATTTATAACAGACTAACTAACATTATCGGTCCAGACTGGAATGTCTTACTGCGTGTTGCCGAACTTTATGAAAAACTTGGATATAAAGAGCAAGCAGCTGAATCAGTTGAAGGCTTATTGGAAATTGATCCGAGTAATGTAGCCCTTCAAAAACTTGCTATAGATTTTTATGTGAGAAACGGATATAATGAAAAAGCACTAAGCATGGCGGATGATATAATTGAAGCTATGCCTGATGATATTGAGGCGAGAGAGAAAAGAGCTCAAATATTTATAATACAAAACGACTGGGAAAAAGCCTCAAAAGAATTTAAATATATAATAGAAAAACCGGATGTTTCCCTCGAAGCAAAAATTTCGATTGGTGCTACCTATTTTGCCAAATCATTTACTGATTCGACAGCGTTACCAGTTGCTAAAGAATTTTTCGAAAGTATCGATAAGGATACATCCTACTGGCAGGTTAAACTTTATTTAGGTGCTATTGCTCTGAACGAAGGCAATGACTCTCTTGCTATAGAAAATTTTAAGTATGTTACTGAAAATGCCAGCTGGCATGTTGAATCTTGGGTAAGATTAGGTGGACTTTACTTCGATAACAGACGCTATGAAGATGCTGAAACAATTATGAGAGAAGCAATTGATTTATTCCCAAATGAATTTGCTGTTAACCTTATTCTCGGACTTTCACTCGCGCAGCAGAATAAAACTCTCGAATCAAAAGACTTTTTGAAAAAAGCCGTTGAACTGAATCCTTCAGACATCAATTCACTTTCTGCTTATGGATTTACTTTAAGCCAGTTGAATGAAACAGATGAAGCAATTGAGTATTTGAATCGTGCACTTAGAATCGATCCGAATAATGTAAATGTAATTGGTCAGTTGGGACTTCTTTATAACAATCTCGAAATGATGGCTGAAAGCGACAGCTTATATGAATTTGCATTACAGATAGATCCACAAAACGCATTGATAAATAATAATTATGCTTATTCATTGTCTGAAAGAGATCTGCAGCTTGACCGCGCATTACAGATGATTGAAATAGCTATGGCAGCAGATTCTTCAAATTCATCATATCTCGATACATATGGATGGATCTGGTTTAAATTAGGTGATTATAACAAAGCTTATTACTATATTCAAAAAGCTATCAGCATAGATGGTGAAGGTAATGCTGAACTTCTTGAACATCTGGGTGATGTACTTTTTATGCTTGGCAAAAAGGAAGATGCGTTGGTGTATTGGAAGAAAGCTCTTGAGCTTGATTCTTCCAATGAATCATTAAAGAATAAAGTATCAACAGGTGCAATTTGA
- the rsgA gene encoding ribosome small subunit-dependent GTPase A — MEFELNRDGSGVIKKIDGRKNHISRKLPKVRGASYRGERLEQVIAANIDNVVIVTSSHFPDFNNRVLDRFLVSTESSKLQVVIVLNKIDLDEEGTASKWKKLYEDIGYKFILTSIETGIGIQQLQNEMKGAKNLFWGHSGVGKSSLLNKMYPNLNFKIGEVSQFTSKGTHTTVTTVMRKVDKDTFIIDTPGIREVDPYGIKKSDLGHYFIEFGNFINECKFSTCTHNHEPECSVIKAVEQNLISEERYDSYLRLLDTIEDDINF; from the coding sequence GTGGAATTTGAATTGAACCGGGATGGCAGCGGAGTAATTAAAAAAATTGATGGTAGAAAAAATCATATTTCCAGGAAACTGCCGAAAGTTCGCGGAGCAAGCTACAGAGGTGAAAGACTCGAACAAGTAATCGCAGCAAATATTGACAACGTAGTTATTGTAACCAGCAGTCACTTCCCTGATTTTAATAATCGGGTGCTGGATAGATTTCTCGTTTCGACCGAAAGTTCAAAATTACAAGTAGTCATTGTTCTTAATAAGATTGACCTCGATGAAGAAGGAACAGCAAGTAAATGGAAGAAACTGTATGAAGATATTGGTTATAAATTTATCTTGACCAGCATAGAAACCGGTATTGGAATTCAACAGCTTCAGAATGAAATGAAGGGTGCAAAAAATTTATTCTGGGGACATTCAGGAGTTGGCAAATCTTCATTACTGAACAAAATGTATCCGAACTTGAATTTCAAAATTGGTGAGGTCAGTCAATTCACTTCAAAAGGAACTCATACAACCGTTACAACTGTTATGAGAAAAGTTGATAAAGATACTTTCATTATTGATACTCCCGGAATACGTGAAGTTGATCCTTATGGAATTAAAAAATCTGATCTCGGACATTATTTTATTGAGTTCGGCAATTTTATAAATGAATGTAAATTCAGTACGTGCACACACAATCACGAGCCTGAATGTTCTGTAATAAAAGCGGTTGAACAGAATTTAATTTCAGAAGAGAGATATGACAGTTATCTCAGACTTCTCGACACAATTGAGGATGATATTAATTTTTAA
- a CDS encoding isochorismate synthase, producing the protein MNIDFENIREEFTSFTQSLKLYNQTKLISFAFELDNFDPLTIVDRIIQNFDDIFVFGTPHNERTLIGINWAVELSDRNSKIFRDAISNYSYFKNNNIRSRNDALTHFNSIIFCSVKFDPAKNNSLWKDFISLRLYVPEIIFSFGSGKAFVCYNFLTKTNENLSGYLNKLEDYLNSIFGIGTKEKRLKDSTSDLLGGSDEELNYWNNSVTSALEKLKDDQLKKIVLSRVFNFTIKHEIKWYILLQKLKERFPDCYLFFLKKNDSIFFGSSPEMFLKITDKIAEVESVAGSAPRGDKSESDKELEKFLRSSEKNHKEHLFVSDFISDILIQYSNDVRIIEEKQIRKLDNIQHLITKILAVLNTKENIFELIDSLFPTPAVCGVPKDEAMKLIRALEKHDRGLYSGLVGVFDFEGNCELAVSIRSALVKGNQVTAFAGAGLLKNSDPEEEFQETNLKLNTILSLFENENKN; encoded by the coding sequence ATGAATATTGATTTTGAAAATATCCGGGAAGAGTTTACTTCCTTCACCCAATCATTAAAACTATATAATCAGACTAAGCTGATTAGTTTCGCTTTTGAGCTCGATAATTTTGACCCGTTGACTATTGTTGATAGAATAATCCAAAATTTTGACGATATTTTTGTTTTCGGGACCCCGCATAATGAGAGAACATTAATCGGTATCAATTGGGCAGTTGAACTGTCAGACAGAAACTCAAAAATATTCAGAGACGCTATTAGTAATTATTCTTATTTCAAAAACAATAATATTAGAAGCCGGAATGACGCATTAACTCATTTCAATTCAATAATATTCTGTTCAGTAAAATTCGATCCTGCAAAAAATAATTCGTTGTGGAAAGATTTTATTTCTTTAAGACTGTACGTTCCCGAAATCATCTTTTCTTTCGGAAGTGGAAAGGCATTCGTCTGCTACAACTTTTTAACAAAGACTAACGAAAACTTAAGCGGGTACCTGAATAAATTAGAAGATTATTTGAATTCAATATTTGGTATTGGTACAAAAGAAAAAAGATTAAAAGACTCCACTTCAGATTTATTAGGAGGAAGCGATGAAGAGCTTAATTATTGGAATAATTCTGTAACCAGCGCATTAGAGAAATTAAAAGATGATCAATTAAAAAAAATTGTTCTTTCACGAGTCTTCAACTTTACGATAAAGCACGAAATAAAATGGTATATATTGCTTCAAAAATTGAAAGAAAGATTTCCTGATTGCTATTTATTCTTTCTAAAAAAGAACGACTCAATCTTTTTTGGTTCATCACCTGAAATGTTTTTAAAGATTACAGACAAGATAGCAGAAGTTGAATCTGTTGCAGGTTCTGCTCCACGAGGTGATAAATCAGAATCTGATAAAGAACTGGAAAAATTTTTAAGGTCAAGCGAAAAAAATCATAAAGAACATTTGTTCGTAAGTGATTTTATCTCTGACATACTTATTCAATATTCAAATGATGTACGAATAATCGAAGAGAAACAAATAAGAAAGCTTGATAATATTCAGCACCTGATCACAAAGATTTTGGCAGTACTCAACACAAAAGAAAATATATTTGAACTGATTGACTCATTGTTCCCGACACCTGCGGTCTGTGGTGTCCCAAAAGATGAAGCAATGAAACTAATCAGAGCTCTTGAAAAGCATGACCGTGGTTTGTACTCAGGATTGGTTGGAGTATTTGATTTTGAAGGCAATTGCGAACTCGCGGTTTCGATCCGTTCAGCATTGGTAAAAGGAAACCAGGTAACTGCATTTGCAGGCGCAGGATTATTAAAGAATTCAGATCCCGAAGAAGAATTTCAAGAAACTAATCTTAAGCTGAATACTATTTTATCACTGTTTGAAAATGAAAATAAAAATTAA
- the menD gene encoding 2-succinyl-5-enolpyruvyl-6-hydroxy-3-cyclohexene-1-carboxylic-acid synthase encodes MKIKINRNILWSKVFIDQLAALGVKYACISPGSRSTPLTYTLSRNRKIKSFIHIDERSSAFFALGLAKVSGKPVIIVTTSGTAVAELYPAIVEAYQQRTPLIICTADRPPELIGTGANQTINQHNIFSNHIRWFRDLGLPSISEIGLNHLQKIAIKAYQISFNSDKGPVHLNFPFRKPLEPNTHTDMVSDKIIRLKPQRNSLKNITSNHRNEQSIINKIVEGLIRTERGLIIAGPMEYNGKVSEAIKKLSRILRYPLLADGLSQIRFGIKKNDGNIVANFNSILRSENFRNHFEPDIILQFGRTPTSSVLEGFLSETNAERYLVNFYGDRFDPTGNAKAVIQLDPENLCQNLIEKLRDLKFSRQKSDYLKAFVQAEVITEKIKSRIIAKAKFPNEPSIIPQIINSLPTSSNIFIGNSLPVRDLDNFVSVNSIRFSIHFNRGASGIDGITSTALGLASNRKPTILITGDLSFIYDLSALITAKKYSIKLVIIVINNNGGGIFESLPIANNNSKFNEYFVTPHHMDLGKIVNSLAIDYRLITNLKKLNSSIKNGLTKNYPVVLEIKTDAKKSLELRQKYFNEVKKKLNKEYL; translated from the coding sequence ATGAAAATAAAAATTAATAGAAATATTCTCTGGTCGAAAGTTTTTATTGATCAGCTTGCAGCTCTTGGGGTAAAGTATGCTTGCATTTCTCCCGGTTCAAGAAGCACACCGCTGACTTATACCTTGTCCAGGAACAGAAAGATAAAATCATTCATCCATATTGATGAAAGAAGCTCTGCTTTTTTTGCACTCGGTCTTGCGAAAGTAAGCGGTAAACCGGTTATAATTGTCACTACTTCAGGCACCGCAGTTGCCGAATTGTATCCTGCAATTGTTGAAGCATATCAGCAGCGAACTCCATTAATCATTTGCACTGCTGATCGTCCTCCCGAGTTGATCGGCACCGGTGCAAATCAAACTATTAATCAGCATAACATTTTTTCAAACCACATCCGATGGTTTCGTGATCTTGGTTTACCTTCGATTAGTGAAATAGGTTTAAATCACTTACAGAAGATTGCCATAAAAGCATATCAAATTAGTTTCAACAGCGATAAAGGACCGGTACATCTAAATTTTCCTTTCAGAAAACCACTTGAACCTAACACACATACAGACATGGTTAGTGATAAAATCATCCGATTAAAACCGCAGCGAAATTCCTTAAAGAATATTACTTCCAATCATCGGAATGAGCAAAGCATCATAAATAAAATTGTTGAAGGATTAATCAGAACCGAAAGAGGACTAATTATTGCCGGTCCAATGGAGTACAACGGAAAAGTATCGGAAGCAATTAAAAAGCTTTCAAGAATTCTACGCTATCCCCTTCTTGCTGATGGACTATCTCAAATCAGGTTCGGAATCAAAAAAAATGATGGAAACATTGTCGCAAATTTTAATTCAATATTAAGGTCAGAAAATTTCAGAAATCATTTTGAACCGGATATAATTCTTCAATTCGGAAGAACTCCGACTTCTTCTGTGCTTGAAGGATTTCTTTCTGAAACTAATGCTGAAAGATATTTAGTTAATTTCTACGGCGATAGATTTGACCCAACTGGAAATGCAAAAGCAGTAATTCAACTCGATCCTGAAAATTTATGTCAGAACTTAATTGAAAAATTAAGAGACTTAAAATTCTCAAGACAAAAATCAGACTATTTGAAAGCATTTGTTCAGGCTGAAGTGATTACAGAAAAAATTAAATCGCGAATAATTGCCAAAGCAAAATTTCCGAATGAACCTTCAATAATTCCACAAATTATTAATTCACTACCAACAAGCTCCAATATTTTTATTGGAAACAGTCTTCCGGTAAGAGACCTGGATAATTTTGTGAGTGTAAATTCCATAAGATTTAGCATTCATTTTAACAGAGGTGCAAGCGGAATTGATGGAATAACTTCAACAGCACTTGGACTTGCGTCGAACAGAAAACCAACAATTCTGATTACAGGAGATTTATCATTTATTTATGATCTATCTGCACTGATCACAGCTAAAAAATATTCCATCAAACTTGTAATAATTGTGATAAATAATAACGGTGGTGGTATATTTGAATCGCTTCCAATTGCAAATAATAATAGTAAATTCAATGAGTACTTTGTTACACCACATCATATGGATTTAGGTAAGATTGTAAATTCATTAGCTATTGATTACAGATTAATTACTAATCTGAAAAAGTTGAATTCATCAATCAAGAATGGTTTAACAAAAAACTATCCTGTAGTTCTTGAAATAAAAACAGATGCAAAAAAATCATTAGAGCTGCGGCAAAAATATTTTAATGAAGTAAAGAAAAAATTAAATAAAGAATATTTATAA
- the menH gene encoding 2-succinyl-6-hydroxy-2,4-cyclohexadiene-1-carboxylate synthase — protein sequence MIIQYENIKLNVEHLSEFNPSKKTILFLHGFTGSSGDWHEIAQKIDKRFNKTAIDIIGHGKSSSPTSLNYYQTDSMIHQIEQVINNLNLKEVILCGYSMGGRLALQFAVVNPEKVIGLILESSSAGMRNEKERNTRMKSDEETAAFIESNSIDDFLTMWMDQELFGTLRRFSNDRLKNIKEERAKNSKTGLANSLRGFGTGVMPYIGQELSKLKMPVLLITGGLDEKFTKINQNLKKSFPSAKHKIISTAGHNTHLEESKKFIESVNGFLSRF from the coding sequence ATGATCATACAGTACGAAAATATAAAACTTAATGTCGAACATCTTTCTGAGTTTAACCCGTCAAAGAAGACCATACTTTTCCTGCATGGCTTCACTGGCTCATCAGGTGACTGGCATGAGATTGCCCAGAAGATTGATAAAAGATTTAATAAAACTGCTATTGATATAATTGGTCACGGTAAAAGCAGTTCTCCAACTTCATTGAATTATTACCAGACTGATTCAATGATCCATCAAATTGAACAAGTAATAAATAACTTGAATTTAAAGGAAGTTATCCTTTGCGGATATTCTATGGGAGGACGGCTTGCATTACAATTTGCTGTGGTAAATCCTGAAAAAGTTATAGGACTGATTCTTGAAAGTTCTTCTGCGGGAATGAGGAATGAAAAAGAACGAAATACTCGAATGAAAAGCGATGAAGAAACGGCTGCTTTTATTGAAAGCAACAGCATAGATGATTTTTTAACAATGTGGATGGATCAGGAATTGTTCGGAACACTCAGAAGGTTTTCGAATGATCGGCTTAAAAATATTAAAGAGGAAAGAGCTAAGAATTCAAAGACAGGACTAGCAAATTCACTTCGTGGGTTTGGAACCGGTGTAATGCCCTACATCGGACAAGAACTATCCAAACTTAAAATGCCTGTTCTTTTAATTACAGGTGGACTTGACGAGAAATTCACAAAAATTAATCAGAATCTTAAAAAATCCTTTCCATCTGCAAAGCATAAAATAATTTCTACAGCCGGACACAACACTCATCTCGAGGAATCGAAAAAGTTCATTGAATCTGTTAACGGATTTCTTAGCAGATTCTAA
- the menB gene encoding 1,4-dihydroxy-2-naphthoyl-CoA synthase, giving the protein MKKNWKKVKTDFGIYKDIIYEKMDGIAKITINRPEVRNAFRPETVIEMYDAFSDAREDQSIGVILLTGAGPAKDGKYAFCSGGDQRIRGDKGYVGKDGVPRLNVLDLQKLIRSIPKVVIALVAGYAIGGGHVLHVICDLTIAADNAIFGQTGPKVGSFDGGFGSSFLASIVGQKKAREIWYLCRQYNAEEALQMGLVNAVVPVKKLEEEGIKWAKEILQHSPMAIRVLKSAFNASLDGQVGIQELAGNATLLYYMSEEAQEGKKAYLEKRKPDFKKFPKLP; this is encoded by the coding sequence ATGAAAAAGAATTGGAAAAAAGTTAAAACCGATTTTGGTATTTATAAAGACATTATATATGAAAAAATGGATGGCATCGCTAAAATTACGATTAACCGTCCTGAGGTGCGGAATGCATTCAGACCGGAAACAGTAATCGAAATGTACGACGCTTTTTCCGATGCGAGAGAAGACCAAAGTATCGGTGTAATTTTGTTAACAGGTGCTGGTCCGGCAAAAGACGGCAAATATGCTTTTTGTTCTGGTGGCGATCAGCGAATTCGCGGAGATAAAGGTTATGTTGGAAAGGACGGAGTTCCACGACTGAATGTTCTTGATCTTCAAAAATTAATAAGAAGTATACCTAAAGTTGTAATCGCACTTGTGGCCGGTTATGCAATTGGCGGTGGACACGTACTTCACGTTATTTGTGATTTAACCATTGCTGCTGATAATGCGATCTTCGGACAAACTGGTCCAAAAGTCGGTAGCTTTGATGGTGGTTTTGGATCAAGTTTTCTAGCAAGTATTGTCGGTCAGAAGAAAGCGAGAGAAATCTGGTATCTCTGTCGTCAATACAATGCAGAAGAAGCGTTGCAAATGGGTTTAGTCAATGCAGTAGTCCCGGTAAAAAAACTGGAGGAAGAAGGAATAAAATGGGCTAAGGAAATTCTTCAGCATAGTCCTATGGCCATCCGTGTGTTAAAATCTGCGTTCAATGCTTCTCTTGACGGACAGGTTGGAATCCAGGAATTAGCCGGCAATGCAACTCTTCTTTATTATATGAGTGAAGAAGCGCAGGAAGGAAAGAAAGCTTATCTTGAAAAACGTAAACCAGATTTTAAAAAATTTCCTAAGCTACCTTGA
- a CDS encoding 1,4-dihydroxy-2-naphthoate polyprenyltransferase — MSKDDRINSWLLASRPKTLLAGVVPVMVGSALAISQGKFFLLYSIVALICSVLIQVGTNFTNDLYDYLKGSDTVKRKGPRRVLASGLISVNEMRLAIILVFGVTFILGLYLVYSAGLLILWVGVLSIFAGIIYTAGPFPLAYNGLGDVFVFLFFGIVGTMGTFYLHTQEISMLALIVSIPVGALITNILVVNNFRDVDEDREANKKTLAVIMGGTFSKWQFIIMIAISYLTSIILLLKFNYNYWILLPFLTIPLAALLLQMLNTFKGEELNKTLELSAKFAGLFGLLLSIGLIL; from the coding sequence ATGAGTAAAGACGACAGAATTAATTCTTGGCTACTCGCCAGCAGACCTAAAACATTACTTGCCGGAGTTGTTCCTGTAATGGTTGGATCAGCACTCGCGATCTCACAGGGAAAATTTTTTCTTCTTTACTCCATTGTTGCATTAATTTGTTCTGTATTAATTCAGGTAGGCACAAATTTTACGAATGATCTATATGATTATTTAAAAGGATCGGACACTGTTAAACGCAAAGGTCCACGGAGAGTCTTAGCATCAGGTTTGATTTCAGTGAATGAAATGAGATTAGCTATCATTCTGGTTTTCGGAGTGACATTCATTCTTGGATTATATCTTGTCTATTCTGCGGGATTATTAATTCTCTGGGTAGGAGTACTTTCAATTTTTGCAGGAATAATTTATACTGCCGGACCATTTCCTCTCGCATATAATGGTCTTGGTGATGTTTTTGTTTTTTTGTTTTTCGGAATAGTTGGAACGATGGGTACTTTTTATCTCCACACACAGGAAATATCGATGCTCGCACTGATTGTTTCCATTCCTGTTGGTGCATTAATTACAAATATTTTGGTAGTGAATAATTTTCGTGATGTTGATGAAGATCGTGAAGCGAATAAAAAAACATTAGCTGTCATCATGGGAGGAACATTCTCCAAATGGCAGTTCATAATTATGATCGCAATATCATATTTAACTTCTATAATTCTTCTCTTAAAATTCAATTATAATTACTGGATATTACTTCCATTTCTAACTATACCGCTTGCTGCATTGCTTCTACAAATGTTAAATACATTTAAAGGTGAAGAATTAAACAAAACACTTGAATTATCAGCAAAGTTTGCAGGTTTATTCGGGCTTTTACTTTCAATCGGATTGATACTTTAA